The proteins below are encoded in one region of Danio rerio strain Tuebingen ecotype United States chromosome 14, GRCz12tu, whole genome shotgun sequence:
- the elf2a gene encoding ETS-related transcription factor Elf-2a isoform X1, whose protein sequence is MTSVVIVDGGGNILEYVTADEEAQQEVCPDGEESYGEKDCPAVIVEQVNSADVEQCYAAQVLVYDDQNTYLVQDVAEEQVVETELQEMAAVEVSVHDKTIEAAEALLHMDSPASLQGDRSTEELLSEVEVEVRTEDMGPVAKDIIVLQEADSLKKKKRGRKPRTPRNCCDGSLDLVYKRKSKDSKGSTTYLWEFLLDLLQDKETCPKYIKWTQKEKGIFKLVDSKAVSKLWGRHKNKPDMNYETMGRALRYYYQRGILSKVEGQRLVYQFKEMPKDIVFIDDDNMDDSIEEGKRETPAASNRSNPRGKGSPSNAVPKIINLTSGQDAFMTVQQSGDSISAAPGTVRLAMQVPVLMTTQGQKISTVTMNSPTVRSPILPAPNSISGGNSAGKVLLQAVPTLVPAQGQSGERITLQLITLPTMPGKPGTPITLSALSPLTVPTSNTQVLKLAIPSSIITTPASTAPVTVVSSQPAVTVVPSVQPAMSLHDVTIIKVEPPEVSVDQEKTQTNTTQS, encoded by the exons GAGGTTTGCCCTGATGGGGAGGAGTCTTATGGAGAGAAGGACTGTCCTGCGGTGATAGTGGAGCAGGTGAACAGCGCTGATGTGGAGCAGTGCTATGCTGCTCAGGTGTTGGTCTATGATGACCAGAACACCTACCTGGTCCAGGATGTGGCAGAGGAGCAAGTTGTGGAGACTGAGCTGCAGGAGATGGCAGCAG TGGAGGTCTCAGTGCATGATAAGACTATTGAAGCAGCTGAAGCTCTGCTCCACATGGATTCACCTGCCAGCTTACAAGGGGACCGCAGTACAG AGGAGCTTTTGTCAGAGGTGGAGGTGGAGGTGAGAACTGAGGACATGGGACCAGTTGCTAAGGATATTATTGTCCTGCAGGAAGCAGATTcactgaagaagaaaaagagaG GACGAAAACCCAGGACTCCACGAAATTGCTGTGATGGTTCTTTAGATTTGGTCTATAAAAGGAAATCTAAAGACAGCAAGG GCTCGACTACTTACCTGTGGGAGTTCCTGTTGGACCTGCTGCAGGACAAGGAAACGTGTCCAAAGTACATTAAGTGGACTCAGAAGGAGAAAGGCATATTCAAGCTTGTGGACTCTAAAGCAGTGTCTAAATTATGGGGCAGACATAAGAATAAACCTGATATGAACTATGAGACAATGGGGAGAGCACTCAG GTATTACTACCAGCGGGGCATTTTGTCAAAAGTGGAAGGCCAAAGACTTGTGTACCAGTTTAAGGAGATGCCCAAAGACATTGTTTTCATTGATGACGACAATATGGATGACAGCATTGAAGAGGGAAAGCGAGAAACTCCAGCCGCATCCAACCGCAGCAATCCAAGAGGCAAAGGGTCTCCCTCTAATGCTGTTCCTAAAATTATCAATCTAACCTCAGGACAAGATGCCTTTATGACCGTGCAACAATCGGGAGACAGCATATCAGCAGCCCCTGG GACTGTGAGGCTGGCCATGCAGGTTCCTGTCCTCATGACGACACAGGGTCAGAAAATCTCCACAGTGACTATGAACTCTCCCACCGTCCGCTCGCCGATCCTCCCCGCGCCAAACTCCATCAGCGGCGGCAACAGCGCAGGCAAAGTGCTTCTCCAAGCCGTCCCGACGCTAGTGCCTGCTCAAGGACAGAGCGGAGAGAGGATCACCCTACAGCTCATCACCCTTCCCACAATGCCCGGCAAACCCGGCACTCCCATCACCCTGAGCGCCCTCTCGCCCCTCACCGTGCCTACCAGCAACACCCAAGTCCTGAAGCTCGCCATCCCGTCTAGCATCATCACCACTCCGGCCTCCACGGCTCCAGTAACAGTGGTGTCCTCGCAGCCGGCAGTGACCGTAGTGCCCAGCGTGCAGCCAGCCATGTCTCTACATGACGTGACTATCATTAAAGTCGAACCTCCGGAGGTTTCCGTGGATCAGGAGAAAACACAGACGAACACCACACAGAGCTGA
- the elf2a gene encoding ETS-related transcription factor Elf-2a isoform X2 produces MEVSVHDKTIEAAEALLHMDSPASLQGDRSTEELLSEVEVEVRTEDMGPVAKDIIVLQEADSLKKKKRAGRKPRTPRNCCDGSLDLVYKRKSKDSKGSTTYLWEFLLDLLQDKETCPKYIKWTQKEKGIFKLVDSKAVSKLWGRHKNKPDMNYETMGRALRYYYQRGILSKVEGQRLVYQFKEMPKDIVFIDDDNMDDSIEEGKRETPAASNRSNPRGKGSPSNAVPKIINLTSGQDAFMTVQQSGDSISAAPGTVRLAMQVPVLMTTQGQKISTVTMNSPTVRSPILPAPNSISGGNSAGKVLLQAVPTLVPAQGQSGERITLQLITLPTMPGKPGTPITLSALSPLTVPTSNTQVLKLAIPSSIITTPASTAPVTVVSSQPAVTVVPSVQPAMSLHDVTIIKVEPPEVSVDQEKTQTNTTQS; encoded by the exons a TGGAGGTCTCAGTGCATGATAAGACTATTGAAGCAGCTGAAGCTCTGCTCCACATGGATTCACCTGCCAGCTTACAAGGGGACCGCAGTACAG AGGAGCTTTTGTCAGAGGTGGAGGTGGAGGTGAGAACTGAGGACATGGGACCAGTTGCTAAGGATATTATTGTCCTGCAGGAAGCAGATTcactgaagaagaaaaagagaG CAGGACGAAAACCCAGGACTCCACGAAATTGCTGTGATGGTTCTTTAGATTTGGTCTATAAAAGGAAATCTAAAGACAGCAAGG GCTCGACTACTTACCTGTGGGAGTTCCTGTTGGACCTGCTGCAGGACAAGGAAACGTGTCCAAAGTACATTAAGTGGACTCAGAAGGAGAAAGGCATATTCAAGCTTGTGGACTCTAAAGCAGTGTCTAAATTATGGGGCAGACATAAGAATAAACCTGATATGAACTATGAGACAATGGGGAGAGCACTCAG GTATTACTACCAGCGGGGCATTTTGTCAAAAGTGGAAGGCCAAAGACTTGTGTACCAGTTTAAGGAGATGCCCAAAGACATTGTTTTCATTGATGACGACAATATGGATGACAGCATTGAAGAGGGAAAGCGAGAAACTCCAGCCGCATCCAACCGCAGCAATCCAAGAGGCAAAGGGTCTCCCTCTAATGCTGTTCCTAAAATTATCAATCTAACCTCAGGACAAGATGCCTTTATGACCGTGCAACAATCGGGAGACAGCATATCAGCAGCCCCTGG GACTGTGAGGCTGGCCATGCAGGTTCCTGTCCTCATGACGACACAGGGTCAGAAAATCTCCACAGTGACTATGAACTCTCCCACCGTCCGCTCGCCGATCCTCCCCGCGCCAAACTCCATCAGCGGCGGCAACAGCGCAGGCAAAGTGCTTCTCCAAGCCGTCCCGACGCTAGTGCCTGCTCAAGGACAGAGCGGAGAGAGGATCACCCTACAGCTCATCACCCTTCCCACAATGCCCGGCAAACCCGGCACTCCCATCACCCTGAGCGCCCTCTCGCCCCTCACCGTGCCTACCAGCAACACCCAAGTCCTGAAGCTCGCCATCCCGTCTAGCATCATCACCACTCCGGCCTCCACGGCTCCAGTAACAGTGGTGTCCTCGCAGCCGGCAGTGACCGTAGTGCCCAGCGTGCAGCCAGCCATGTCTCTACATGACGTGACTATCATTAAAGTCGAACCTCCGGAGGTTTCCGTGGATCAGGAGAAAACACAGACGAACACCACACAGAGCTGA
- the elf2a gene encoding ETS-related transcription factor Elf-2a isoform X3, with the protein MEVSVHDKTIEAAEALLHMDSPASLQGDRSTEELLSEVEVEVRTEDMGPVAKDIIVLQEADSLKKKKRGRKPRTPRNCCDGSLDLVYKRKSKDSKGSTTYLWEFLLDLLQDKETCPKYIKWTQKEKGIFKLVDSKAVSKLWGRHKNKPDMNYETMGRALRYYYQRGILSKVEGQRLVYQFKEMPKDIVFIDDDNMDDSIEEGKRETPAASNRSNPRGKGSPSNAVPKIINLTSGQDAFMTVQQSGDSISAAPGTVRLAMQVPVLMTTQGQKISTVTMNSPTVRSPILPAPNSISGGNSAGKVLLQAVPTLVPAQGQSGERITLQLITLPTMPGKPGTPITLSALSPLTVPTSNTQVLKLAIPSSIITTPASTAPVTVVSSQPAVTVVPSVQPAMSLHDVTIIKVEPPEVSVDQEKTQTNTTQS; encoded by the exons a TGGAGGTCTCAGTGCATGATAAGACTATTGAAGCAGCTGAAGCTCTGCTCCACATGGATTCACCTGCCAGCTTACAAGGGGACCGCAGTACAG AGGAGCTTTTGTCAGAGGTGGAGGTGGAGGTGAGAACTGAGGACATGGGACCAGTTGCTAAGGATATTATTGTCCTGCAGGAAGCAGATTcactgaagaagaaaaagagaG GACGAAAACCCAGGACTCCACGAAATTGCTGTGATGGTTCTTTAGATTTGGTCTATAAAAGGAAATCTAAAGACAGCAAGG GCTCGACTACTTACCTGTGGGAGTTCCTGTTGGACCTGCTGCAGGACAAGGAAACGTGTCCAAAGTACATTAAGTGGACTCAGAAGGAGAAAGGCATATTCAAGCTTGTGGACTCTAAAGCAGTGTCTAAATTATGGGGCAGACATAAGAATAAACCTGATATGAACTATGAGACAATGGGGAGAGCACTCAG GTATTACTACCAGCGGGGCATTTTGTCAAAAGTGGAAGGCCAAAGACTTGTGTACCAGTTTAAGGAGATGCCCAAAGACATTGTTTTCATTGATGACGACAATATGGATGACAGCATTGAAGAGGGAAAGCGAGAAACTCCAGCCGCATCCAACCGCAGCAATCCAAGAGGCAAAGGGTCTCCCTCTAATGCTGTTCCTAAAATTATCAATCTAACCTCAGGACAAGATGCCTTTATGACCGTGCAACAATCGGGAGACAGCATATCAGCAGCCCCTGG GACTGTGAGGCTGGCCATGCAGGTTCCTGTCCTCATGACGACACAGGGTCAGAAAATCTCCACAGTGACTATGAACTCTCCCACCGTCCGCTCGCCGATCCTCCCCGCGCCAAACTCCATCAGCGGCGGCAACAGCGCAGGCAAAGTGCTTCTCCAAGCCGTCCCGACGCTAGTGCCTGCTCAAGGACAGAGCGGAGAGAGGATCACCCTACAGCTCATCACCCTTCCCACAATGCCCGGCAAACCCGGCACTCCCATCACCCTGAGCGCCCTCTCGCCCCTCACCGTGCCTACCAGCAACACCCAAGTCCTGAAGCTCGCCATCCCGTCTAGCATCATCACCACTCCGGCCTCCACGGCTCCAGTAACAGTGGTGTCCTCGCAGCCGGCAGTGACCGTAGTGCCCAGCGTGCAGCCAGCCATGTCTCTACATGACGTGACTATCATTAAAGTCGAACCTCCGGAGGTTTCCGTGGATCAGGAGAAAACACAGACGAACACCACACAGAGCTGA
- the elf2a gene encoding ETS-related transcription factor Elf-2a, producing MTSVVIVDGGGNILEYVTADEEAQQEVCPDGEESYGEKDCPAVIVEQVNSADVEQCYAAQVLVYDDQNTYLVQDVAEEQVVETELQEMAAVEVSVHDKTIEAAEALLHMDSPASLQGDRSTEELLSEVEVEVRTEDMGPVAKDIIVLQEADSLKKKKRAGRKPRTPRNCCDGSLDLVYKRKSKDSKGSTTYLWEFLLDLLQDKETCPKYIKWTQKEKGIFKLVDSKAVSKLWGRHKNKPDMNYETMGRALRYYYQRGILSKVEGQRLVYQFKEMPKDIVFIDDDNMDDSIEEGKRETPAASNRSNPRGKGSPSNAVPKIINLTSGQDAFMTVQQSGDSISAAPGTVRLAMQVPVLMTTQGQKISTVTMNSPTVRSPILPAPNSISGGNSAGKVLLQAVPTLVPAQGQSGERITLQLITLPTMPGKPGTPITLSALSPLTVPTSNTQVLKLAIPSSIITTPASTAPVTVVSSQPAVTVVPSVQPAMSLHDVTIIKVEPPEVSVDQEKTQTNTTQS from the exons GAGGTTTGCCCTGATGGGGAGGAGTCTTATGGAGAGAAGGACTGTCCTGCGGTGATAGTGGAGCAGGTGAACAGCGCTGATGTGGAGCAGTGCTATGCTGCTCAGGTGTTGGTCTATGATGACCAGAACACCTACCTGGTCCAGGATGTGGCAGAGGAGCAAGTTGTGGAGACTGAGCTGCAGGAGATGGCAGCAG TGGAGGTCTCAGTGCATGATAAGACTATTGAAGCAGCTGAAGCTCTGCTCCACATGGATTCACCTGCCAGCTTACAAGGGGACCGCAGTACAG AGGAGCTTTTGTCAGAGGTGGAGGTGGAGGTGAGAACTGAGGACATGGGACCAGTTGCTAAGGATATTATTGTCCTGCAGGAAGCAGATTcactgaagaagaaaaagagaG CAGGACGAAAACCCAGGACTCCACGAAATTGCTGTGATGGTTCTTTAGATTTGGTCTATAAAAGGAAATCTAAAGACAGCAAGG GCTCGACTACTTACCTGTGGGAGTTCCTGTTGGACCTGCTGCAGGACAAGGAAACGTGTCCAAAGTACATTAAGTGGACTCAGAAGGAGAAAGGCATATTCAAGCTTGTGGACTCTAAAGCAGTGTCTAAATTATGGGGCAGACATAAGAATAAACCTGATATGAACTATGAGACAATGGGGAGAGCACTCAG GTATTACTACCAGCGGGGCATTTTGTCAAAAGTGGAAGGCCAAAGACTTGTGTACCAGTTTAAGGAGATGCCCAAAGACATTGTTTTCATTGATGACGACAATATGGATGACAGCATTGAAGAGGGAAAGCGAGAAACTCCAGCCGCATCCAACCGCAGCAATCCAAGAGGCAAAGGGTCTCCCTCTAATGCTGTTCCTAAAATTATCAATCTAACCTCAGGACAAGATGCCTTTATGACCGTGCAACAATCGGGAGACAGCATATCAGCAGCCCCTGG GACTGTGAGGCTGGCCATGCAGGTTCCTGTCCTCATGACGACACAGGGTCAGAAAATCTCCACAGTGACTATGAACTCTCCCACCGTCCGCTCGCCGATCCTCCCCGCGCCAAACTCCATCAGCGGCGGCAACAGCGCAGGCAAAGTGCTTCTCCAAGCCGTCCCGACGCTAGTGCCTGCTCAAGGACAGAGCGGAGAGAGGATCACCCTACAGCTCATCACCCTTCCCACAATGCCCGGCAAACCCGGCACTCCCATCACCCTGAGCGCCCTCTCGCCCCTCACCGTGCCTACCAGCAACACCCAAGTCCTGAAGCTCGCCATCCCGTCTAGCATCATCACCACTCCGGCCTCCACGGCTCCAGTAACAGTGGTGTCCTCGCAGCCGGCAGTGACCGTAGTGCCCAGCGTGCAGCCAGCCATGTCTCTACATGACGTGACTATCATTAAAGTCGAACCTCCGGAGGTTTCCGTGGATCAGGAGAAAACACAGACGAACACCACACAGAGCTGA